TATTGCTCTATTTTACAGCCTCTGGTGTTGCAGGAAGAGCAGAACGGGAAATTATAGCCTGTGACACTCAGAACTCTTTTAATCGAGCATTTCACGTTGTTTAACGCCCGTTTAGGGTGAATTATAATGTTGCTGTCTGTAAAGAGCCGTGCTGGGATTTGAGCTGTTTCACTGCAGCGCTTCAGCGGGGTGTCCCATGAGCCCTCTCGCGTGTATTTTAATTAAGTCCTCAAGTCTCCTGTGGATATTTCAGTGTGAAATGATTAGTTTTAACCACAGACAGCCCAAAGTGCTGTCTGTTCTGCGGATCCAGGGTCCTCTGTCGTGGTGTTGAGTGGGTTTTGTCAGGGGAAACTGTGTCTCAGTGAAAACGCTGAGCCGTCGCTGCACAGCAGCGCTCCGTCTTCTGTATTTGGAGGCGTTAATAAGACACTTTGAATGACACTTCGGTTAAAACGGTGTGAAATCTCACAGTCGGCTGTAAATCACATTAAATGAACGCATTGTTTTtcctggggtttttttggggtgaTCGTCAGGAGAACCCTACAGatcattttgaaaaaaaatctgtttaatcACAAGAACATCTGGTTCATACAGGATCACTTTGGGGAAAATAAAGTCGGAGGCAGACGGCAGCTGTCTGCAGACACTCTCACGCCAAACGACGCGTTCGTTTGTCTTTCCGCGTATTTTTCCCACGAGGCAGACAGGAGGGGGAAGGCGGAAAACACCACCGAGCGTGAGACGCAATTACACCTGCGATGGAATATGAAATATTCCTTTACTTCATCATCGCTGCGTCCTTGTCCAGGGCCTGGACCATCGGCGATGCTCGACCTGGACTGGCTGAAAATTAAATAAGATCCCAACATTATTGGATTCTTCCAGAAAATTAACCCTCCTGCCAAAGATTTGGGACAGGGATTAGCACTGGATGCTCAGAGCCAAACTGCTCCGTGCTAAATGAATGTTTCAGCAGGTCAGATTGTCCCGATTTGCCACCGCGGCTCTGTCTCGTGGCATTAACGCGTCCACGAGACATCCCGAAGCACGCTGGGATTGTTTCCTACGGgcacattttgaaaaataaggATCAACAGTCACATTTTGGCACATTGCATCCTGACACCAGAGAGCTGCtccagttttttttcttatgtAATTGTTCATGCTAATTCCAGTCAATATTATCGACACTATTGTTTTTCCAGCCTGTCTGGCTAATTAAAAGCAAGTTTGGGGGAAAACACAGTTGACTGAAATGAACTGTAAAAAGATAAAGACAGTTCAGGTGCGTTAAAATCGCCATCGGTTACTGGTTTCGTCTAAATGACCgggaaaaatacacacaaacactgacttTTTAAACTTTGGGAAATCATCTGTCTGTTCTCTAAAGAACaaaaggctttatttatttctggtGTTACTGCtaattgaaaaaaaagacattgcCTCCCAGGTTTTTGCTAACAATTAGCTACTGTTAGCTTTCCACTAGCTGCTAATGTCCCAGTTGTCTGATGTTGTGTGGTCTTACATTAAGGTCCCTGGCAGGCAGGCTTATGTCATTGCTTACAGTGTTAGTGGATATACCACATAAAAAATTACTTTAATTAACTCTTATTCCAGAGAGATTCACACTGTGATGTGAGGCTGTTATGAATTaccctgaagtgtgtgtgtgtaatttctGTGTGTCCTCTCACTATCATCATGACCCCAATTATGACCTAGGATGATGTACTTTATGTATTAtgtattttataaaaataacaTCCATTAATCCCAGTTCTACAAACAGATCCTCTCCATTATATGCATCTGTGTGACACAATTATTGAGATTACTGTGACACAAAGAGATATATATTTattgattcttttaaaaaaaagagttaaaatAAAAGGTTTCCATATATACTGAATTCAGTTTTGACCACGTGGAGCTGGAATGTAAGAAAATCTACAACATCACTTATGACAGATCACAGTAGACGACAGAATTTAATGGAAATGAAAGATGGAGAGATTAAAGAGGCATTAACTGTCCAAtctgtgtatgtgcgtgtgtgtgtgtgtgtgtgtgtgtgtgtgtgtgtgtgtgtgtgtgtgtgtgtgtgtgtctgtgcgtgtgtgttagaaggaggagagagagattatGCTGGAAGCCAAAGGAGGGAATGAGTGCATGAaactgagaggagaaaaaaaaggagaaattggGTCAGTGAGCCGCTCACCAACCTATTGTTTTAATATCATTTTACTtaatttatttcctatttttctgTCCATCTCCTTCAAAATTCTCAGGATTTAACTATTGTGAAACAGACGTGAGAAGTcggaatccttttttttaaccttccaTTATTCATAACTCTGATGTGATGcgtttaaaatttaaaacagCTGCAAAAGATAATGTGTGCGTGCACGGACGTGCAATCGCTGCGGCCTCGTCGGGTTGCTGCAGAATTAAAGTCAAGCAGTTCAGCTGTGACAACAACAACGAGACATTTTGGattcttgggtttttttaattaacaaaAGAAGGTTTGATGTTTTGACAACTGAGTAACTTCTTTATCCCATTTTTGGTTAATGAGCAAATATGAATCACACGGCTGTcagtgctgctcacacacacacacacacacacacacacacacacacacacacacacacacacacacacacacacatccttatacttctatctttgtgaaaACCGCCATAGACATAATACATCCCGAACTCCGCACCCGAACCTTAACCATCACAACCTAatcccttaccctgaccctaacctaaatcCAACCCTCAGCCCAACCCTAAAAAAATGCCTCAAcactcaaacagtcctttgaggGCCACCCAGAATGCCCTCCCCTCCCAAAAGCTCCTCACTTTGCCAGGAGAAAGGCTATTTTGGTGCCCGATATTGGCCAAGtacaagaacaaacacacacatttgtgtgccTGCTTATGATGGCCATGAACTGCCCCATTAGCTGCGAGATGGAAACAGAGCTGGATGAagccctctgcccccccccccccttccccgccccCTGTGCCCCCCTCTAGCTGCTGTGATAAGGTGGATGGGCTGATTTGCCTGCGCTCTTAATGGCGACGAGAGGCTTTTGAAGCAAATTCGTGTTCCGTGTCAGAGCCGTAAGAGAACACGTCTGCTGATGTGCAGCCAGGGCATGAAAAATAGAGGAACCTCTCGCTCCTCGTCCTCATTTTTCACCCATCAGCAGATTCTCATACGTATaatcctgctgttcctcctacAACGGTCGTGGGGTGTCCGTCTTCATGTTCAGCCCCAACACTTGTCTCGGGTTTATTCTCCCGACATCCTTTtacttctctctcctctccctttttttttctgcggCTCTTCACACCTGTTCGAAAGCAGAGCCAGCTCACCGAGACAAGTGAGAACACAGAAAgccttttatctgtttattctttGCCCCTTTCACCACCAAGCCCTCACAGCaccactctacacacacacacacacacacacacacacacacacacacacacacacacacacacacacacacacacacgcaggacgTGTCAAAAGGGAGATGTGCTACATGCTTTTGATGAGGTTATATAAACAAAGCGTCGGGGTTCACCGCCACCCTCACTCATCTGCCACctcctggagtgtgtgtgtggctcagGTGTTTATCAGGCGGGTCACTTACACACACGAGCACAAAATCTTCACGCTGTCAGAATGCACACGCACGGTGTTGAATCTAGGTTGCAtctcatacacacaaacacggaaTACAAAAATGCTGCAGGGGCAGGACTGGGTTTACCCCAGTTTGCTCGGTTGTCCCACTGTTGACTTTAAACTATAATATAATCAAGCCTGAAGGTTCCATCAGAATTATCAGATTGCAAATGTAACCTTTagtcagcttcctgtttcagtAACATTTTCTTGCTGAGGCGGAGGGTGATACAGTATATAATAGCGTAAAACCTTGAAAGTGGAATAAGCCGTtgatattgatttaaaaaaatgttctctGGTGAATATAATTGTACTCttactcatttttaaaaaaaaaacaaacaacaacaacatacaACTGCTTCCCTCAAGGTGAAAGTCTGTTGCAGAGATCAGTGCAGAGAGCGGTTTTCAAACCCTGGGGTGATTCCAGAGTGGCCACTGAACTCAACCCTCCTCACgtctctctccagcttgtcCGGTGGGCTACTTCAAGTCCGTCTCAGGCTCTGCTCCCTGCTCGGTCTGCCCGGCCAACAGCAGAACCAGCCAGGAAGGATCGACTGCGTGTGAATGCCGCAGCGGCTTTTATCGGGCAGCCAGTGATGCCAACTCCTCAGCCTGCACAAGTGAGCTTTGTTAGCTTGTTTGTTTACGCCTGGTTCTCTGGGAGGCGTTCAAGGGGCCTCCTTGGTCATTTATTATTGACTCTGACTGTGGGAACTGAGACATACAGTCACTGAGCAGAAAATACCTTTTATCGGCCATttcttaaattaaataaattagcatttaacTGCTCCTCTTGTCTGCCACACGTCGTAACATTCCTTCCATTACACCCAACTGTTCAATGTTTCTGCCACATTGCAGCTTCTTTCATATCTTAACCGCTTCAGCAGATGTTCTCATCTTCCACTTTCATTACTTTTGTTAAGCGCCTCCTGTTTGATTCCCTCAGCTCCCCCGTCGGCGCCGGTCTCTCCGAGCTGGGAGTATGAAAGCGGCGACGGAGGGGTGTCGCTAAGGTGGCGCCACCCTGTGGACATGGGAGGCCGTAGCGAGGTCTGGTACGGGGTGGTGTGTCGAATCTGCCCCTCCGCCACCATCACTAATCCGACATCGTGCTCCTGGTGCGGGGAGGGTGTGACCTTCAGCCCCTCCCAGACCAACCTCAAACAAACCAAGGTCACCCTCAACAACCTGCTGACCAGAGTCACTTATCTCATACAGGTATCGGCCGTGGGGATCGGTGACACCGCCAAGTGTAGCCAGAGTAAAGCTAATTTTATAATCAGCTTGTAGTTAAAGTAAAACATTATTTCTTATTTATAAACCGCAACTGTTTCCTATTTGCCTCTGTGTGGCGACTGGCTCGTGCAGCAGCGGCTCAGGCTTTGTTTGTCCGGCACAGTAGGACGTCATTAATGTTAATAGATGAAAAGCTTCACATGTCACATCTGTGTGCTCCTCGCGCTGACAGGTGCAGGCCATGAATGAGGTGTCGGCTCTGAGTCCTTTTCCTGCTCGATACACAAGCATCAATTTCACCACGAGCCAGTCAGGTGAGCACGGAGAGGAGGACGAAAAGGATaggatgaaagaggaaaaacgctctgatgctgatgtttgtgtgtgagtgtgtgtgtgtgtgtgtgtggtgtgtgtgtgtgtgtgtgatgtgtgtgtgtgtgtgtgtgtgtgtgtgcgcttcaATGATtggatgctgtttttttctcctaaTCTCTCCCCTTTCTCTATTTCTGCTCCATCTTTCCTCCTCTTGCTCCCTGGACAGAAAGTTGCTCGGGGTTACAATATCCTGTCTGATCCTGTTATGGTCTCCATGCAGGAGGAAAGGGACAAATGAGAACTGGGAAGACAAAAAGacagacagaaccagaaaaTAAAGTAGACACGTCAAGGCTAGAGTGAAGCTCTGTGCAGACAAAAGACGCCGTTTGAAGGTTTTCCCggattaatttaattaaaaacactcTTCACAAAAGTAAATAAACTAACACATTCCTGAATCCGCCCTTAGGTTGTTGATTTAATGACAGGAATGCGCGATGGTTCCCAACAGATCCAGGAAGCTTTGATAATGAGTTGCTGTAACTAGATCCTTCATGGCCAACCATATAACCTGATTCCACCATCATGACCCTGCATTCTTTaacactgcccccttgtggccatTATTCCTGCATCACAACTTGACTAATTAATAGCGGGACAGTTAAAATTTCATCCCGTGTTTCTTTGCCCACAGTTCCCAGTACcgttcccatgatgcaccagcTGAGCCGAGCCCCAGACTCCATCACCCTTTCTTGGCCTCAGCCGGACAGGCCGAATGGGGACATACTCGAGTACCAGCTTCGGTACTACGACAAGGTACATCTGTCTCACCCAGAGGCGTATCTGGGGTCGTTCTGCCGACTCCTCATGCTGTACTGCCTCTCTGCTTCCCTCAGGGTTCTGATGTGGACAGTGCGGCGAGCGTGTACAGTGAGACCAACACAGTGACCGTCGGCTCCCTCGTCGCCGGATCCATATACGCCTTCCAGATACGAGCTCGTAATGAGCGAGGCTACGGCCCCTACAGCAACACCGTCTACTTCACCACGCTGCCTCTGGGTATTACACCTTCACAGATCATCACCGTGGTTGCCACAAAACTGAGATGGGGAAAGATTTTTGAAAACTAGTGGTGTGCTTCTATTCCTCACAGAGGAACACTCGCACCAGATCCAGAATCGACTCCCTCTGTTGGTCGGATCAATAATGGGCGGAGCAGCATTTCTCCTGGTGGTTATAGCGATTATAGTCGTGGTGGTGTTTCGCAGGTGCTTCAGAATGTCGCATCATCAGTTAAATGAGTTATTCTGTCAACGAGGAGCACGCGTTAATGGTTTGTTTGCTCTTCTTTGAGGCAGTAAGAGGAGGGAGAGCCCGTACAGCAACAGACTCCAGAGGTACATCAGCAACAGAGGTGAGTGTCACTCGTTATAAAGGTACAATTAAAGAGTCCAACCAAAAAGGCTTGTTTCACATAGATGGTTTGATCCGTAACATATTTGCTTTGATATGAAGGTGGAGTTAAGTATTACGTTGACCCATCCACGTACGAGGACCCCAGTGAGGCTGTCAAAGAATTTGCCCGTGAAATTGATCCCACGCACCTGAAGATTGAGGAGGTAATCGGAGCAGGTAGGCCCTATTTTTCCATGAACGCTGGTTACCCTGGATGGAAGCTGTGGTCACAACCGGTTTGTTCCGCTCCAGCTCAGTTCGGGGAGGTCTCACGAGGCCGCTATCGTCCGATGGGTCGCAGAGAGGTCTTAGTGGCTGTAAAGACCCTTCGCTGGGGGGCTTCCGACAGAGAGAAGGGGATGTTTCTGAGCGAAGCGGGGGTCCTGGGACAGTTTGACCACCCCAACGTCCTCAAGCTGGAGGGCGTGATTACCCGTACCCCCCCAGAGAGGATCGTCACTGAATTCATGGAGAATGGGCCGCTGGACTCTTTTCTCAGGGTAAGACAACAAAACAGCCGTTAACTTTTATGGCGTCGCGCATCACTGACCTCACATTTAAATGATCCTATTGTCTTCGTCTAGGAGAACGAGGGTCAGTTCAGCGTTCTGCAGCTGGTTGGGATGCTCAGAGGCATCGGGGCAGGGATGCGGTACCTCGCCGAGAGAAACTTTGTCCACCGGGACCTAGCGGCTCGAAACGTGCTGGTCAACTCCAACCTGGTCTGCAAAGTCTCTGACTTTGGACTCTCCCGACTTATGAGAGGCCTCGACCACAACATACCTACTTACACCGCCTCGCTGGTATGTTTTGGAATAACTCCGCTTGCACCCGTTTCAAAACATTGAAATGAACTTCTAGCTCATTCCCCGCCTGATTCCAACTCCTTCTTCAGGGCAGCAAGATTCCTGTGAGGTGGACGGCACCGGAAGCCTTTCAGCATCGAAAGTTCAGCTCAGCTAGTGATGTCTGGAGCTTCGGGGTACTGATGTGGGAAGTGATGTCATATGGAGAGCGTCCATACTGGGACATGAGCAATCAGGAAGTGAGTACTTACATCAGGAATAGAAAGACATGGAAAGGAATGTGTTGATACAACCTGAATTGCAGAATTCCTTAAAAGAGAACATGTTTCTGCTCTCTGATGATTTAATTTAGAACAAGTGAAAACCTAAAGAAAAGGCTCTGCCGTTTAGCAAACAATCTCAGCCCATTTGTTAGTTTTAACAGACGTGTAAACTGCACCAAATGTCAGGCAGCTAAAATTTGCATAATTTCTCATCAATCAGTGGTGACCTATTATGTAACTCACTTACGCAACAAACCACATAGTCACCTTATGTCTTCCTCGCTCGCTCTTCTGTAGGTGATGAAGGCAGTAGCGGACCAGTATCGCCTCCCCGCCCCACACAGTTGCCCCCCTGCCCTCCACTCCCTGATGCTCCAGTGCTGGCAGGCCGATCGAGGGGACAGGCCGACGTTCGAAACcgtcctgtcctctctggacCGGCTCATCAGGCACCCAGCGTCCCTCAAGACGGAGCCGAGCAGGTGAGAGACACAAAACTGGAATGGAAGACCTCTCCAGTGATGGAAGCCTATTACATTTAAGGGGTCTCACGCTGTGATCTTTCACCACGTTTACAGAAGCTGCTCTCAGCCGCTGCTCAGCCCCACGCCCACAGACCTATCAGCGGTGTCAACAGTCCACGACTGGCTGAAGGCTCTGCGGATGGAGAGATACCAGGAGGAGTTTGATCGGGCACATGTAGACACATTAGACCGAATCAGCTTGCTCACAATGGAGTAGGTATCGCTATATTCAAAGACTTCGCATACTTGTAACGTTAGGGCAGAATGTGTACGAAAATAAACTTGAATCAGCACAATCCAACGTGCCATAACGGACATTTTGTAGGGGCGTCGGAATGGTAAGTAAATATCTCCATACCCTATTTAGTGGATGTAATTATTCATTGTTCATTTAGTGCATCGATGAACAAACGGGGTCTTAAATTCATGCATCAGCAATAAAAAGAAGTCCACATCCAAAATGCTTCAAAGCCAAACTGAGATGTTTATGTGGTGTGACACGATGATGCCATCAGAGTGGTTATTTTATTGGGTAGtttgttagcatgctaaacTGCTAGAACTCTTCTCTCTCTCAATGCTGCTGTCCATGCTTCGTGAAAATGATAATTTGATGTATATTACAGTAAAAATTTCACCAGTTTTCCTAAATAACCATAATCATCgttaaatatttgattaaacTTGGTGGCGCTGTGGTGCCGTTAGCCTTGATGCCTCCTAACTGAGGGCCGATAGTTGTTTTCTGTTGGTTTTGTGTCTCATGCTAATTCGTATACAACACTTGCTCTCTCCTTCAGAGACATCCAGAATCTCGGGGTGATCCTGCTGGGGCATCAGAGGAAGATCTTCAATGCAGCCCAGCAGCTCAGAGCCTATCTGAcccaggggcaggtggaggtgtgacacccccctccccccacagaaCAATCTGTGCCATGGatctttctgtggtttccacacTTTACTGGGTCTGATTTCTCTAACGTTCATGTCAGTGAAGCACATTTAAAGGCCAAGATAATTCACTTCTTCTAATCATGAGGATGGAAAAAGAGACTTCCCGtctataaaaaaaagacaaaaaaaacagaagagatgCACCATGGGAGAGGCAGTTCAGGGCAACAATGCGAGGTCAGGGAGTTGCCATGGAGAAGGAGCTCATTGAAGGTTTCctagatgtttttttcccactggATTTCACTTTAAACCTGCCTTcgtctctccgtcctccctctcACGTCCATCCCTGTCTCTCcctatacatttttttttaaaattccccCAAACTCACTAATATAAAATGTTTGCGTCCATTAATAATCCTCCACACAGAGAATTGCGTGAGGACAATCAAagtcttttttatatatattttctgaGTTGTTTCGATATCACTTCCTCTGCTTCAAATgccaaataataaaacacattagcaaaaaaagaaaaaaatcttaaaaaaaaaaaaaaagagtgctaCCTGCTAGCCATCAaaaatatgtatattgtattccaACAAAATGTCACAACTTAAAAGTCAGTTCTGGGatcgtgggggggtggggtgggggtgggggggtgactaTGAATCACTGCCGTGATAACGAGATACGTGTGAAACAATATAAGCCATGTTTTGTCCCCCTTTATGAACATATCCAGGgttcactctcactctctcagaGACAACAGAGTCCACGTGACGCTAACTTCACGCCTGTCCCTGAGCTGGACGACACCCACCTCTTTTCTCGTACTGTTCACACGTCAGCCGTTTTTGTTTGAGTAAAGACACCGAGTCATGGAAGCGTGGATGCGGGATGCATGGAAAAACTGGAACACATCTTTAAGCAAGAGTCAAAatgcttggtgtgtgtgtgtgcgtgggtgtgtgtgtgtcgggctACACACATAAGTAGTTGTGTTGACTTGTACGACTGTTCACCATTACTCCATAATTGTGaaaatttgtaaaataaaggatatgattttatttaaaattcttctATGGTGTTCTCTAAATGCTGAGTACTTAGTTATACTGCCAAAGGCTGAGAGGAagttgctcctctcctctcctctcctctcctctcctctcctctcctctcctctcctcttctctcctctcctctcctctcctctccttccctcctcttctctcctctcctttactcctcttctctcctctccttccctcctctcctctcctctcctttcctcctctcctctcctttcctttcctcccctcctctcctctcctctcctctcctctcctctcctctcctctcctctcctctctcctctcctctctctctcctctcctcctctcctctcctctcctcgcttctcctctcctctcctctcctctcctctctcctctcctctctctcctctcctcctctcctcctctctcctctcctctcctctcctctcctcttctctcctctcctctcctttcctttcctcctctcctcctctcctctcctcgcttctcctctcctctcctctcctctcctctcttctcctctcctctcctctccttccctcctcttctctcctctcctctcctctcctctcctctcctctaaactTCGCCCTTTTGCACTCATATATGACCTTCAGAGTGTTCGAGGGAGCAGATCAGCAGTTTTTGGTAAATCTCTCGTTGGGATCTGCTGTGATCAGCAACTGTAGGACAGCAGACTTGCCTCCCCCATGTCCTGATAGGAGAGCAGATGCACACGATAACAAGAGCACGTACATAAACCCGACATGAGTCTGCCAGTCTgatgccacaaacacacacacacacacacatatatatatatatatacgtactgtgtatatatatacgtactgtatatgtgtatatatatatatatatatatatatatatatatatatatatatatatactgtatatatatatatatatatatatattaacaTAACCTTTATTGAGTGCCCAGTAGGAAACATATTGACTCTTCAGTATTTGATGCTTAGATCAACTTCCAGAGTACATTGATTTCACTTTCCATAAAATAAATCttgaatttgtttttaaaaaggttctCTTCCATTCTCTCTTTATTTGTACTGCGCAAAAGAATCTTCTTACAATAAGAAGTGGAATTTTCCATTTGACAGCAGGCAAAAATACAATTTAGGAGGATGTGCGTCCGTCCTACtcctgcaaaatgaaaaagctttTTCCAATCAAATGTAGTGCCTTTACATGAATATTATAGTCCTTATCTAATGAGATTCTTCTTAAAAATTCAgtcttttaaaatgctgttttgttttaaatcccTCTAGAAAAGAAGCTAGCATGAATGCACAGTGTCTGCAGTGATTGTTAGCTGTGATCTTTGCTGCCTAATTAACAGTGTTGTGATTGAAGCGCTGCTTACGTGTGTGTGAAACAGTAGAGACACAAACCacaaaatcttgtttttatgGTGTTATTGTTTCTTTATAAAGACCCTTAACAAAGTGGAAACCACTGATTATTTTATGACCCTGCTTAAAGATGTGAGGTAAACAGCTATTATCTCAACAATACCTAAAGACACAGGGGCCTCCTTCAAGGTCAGCCTGAGGTCCGCTGATCCTGCGGCTGCACACACTCTTAGTCACGAGCTAAAAACTGCTCAGCCTAATACCTGCGCTCCGCACGTGAGCCCACCAATGTGCAGAAAGACGACACTCGTAGCCGATTAGCTGCAGATCAAATATGTAAAAATGAGAGCTCAAATCCAGGTCGGTCCGATTATCTGTAGATAAAGTCTAAGCGTCCCACTCTAGAATATAAAGTTACTTTGTTGTCTGCATGTGGAGGAAAATGACCAGTGCTGCCAACCTCTAAATGCTCATTATGGTCTTTGTAGTGGGACGATTATAGTGTTTGTTGACTCATCAATGGTGCTCAACACATTAAGTCACTGTGAGAGAAACCATCGCTGGCGCACGTCACGTCAATATTTGTTCTAATAAAATAATTCCAATTTACGCGGCAGCCACAGAGATCAAACGGGTCACGGTCAATCTTGCTTTAGGATCTGGTTCAGACGCACATGCTTGCAATTTCCAAACTGGTTTCCTTAATGGTTCACGAGAAACAAAGACCGCAATGCATGCCGACACTCATGATACTGCAGAATTTTCATAGTGGCCATGCAGGTTTTGGTGGGAGGTAATGGAATGCAGACAAGCCTGGTGAAGACTGGGAGAACCACTGGGATTGGGGACTGGAGCACTGATTTTGAAGGTGACAGATTATTGACTCCGGTCCCACATGGGTGTGATATCAGTTCCTGGTTCTGTGCGGCTTTACTACGGGAGCACATCTGCATTTATAACGTTAGAGAGCTCAAGAGAAAGTCCACAGGCTCATAAAACCTCATTATCTGTGTCCTACCTGCCCACTCTTCGCACTTCCTCCCACTCCACCTATGCAATGTCAACCCATCTACATGTCTCCTCCCTCATGGTTGCTCATATATAAAGGAGATACCGCAGGGATGTCACCTCTCCTTAAGGACATTTCTTTGgtttgttggatttttttctccccactgTT
The DNA window shown above is from Takifugu flavidus isolate HTHZ2018 chromosome 10, ASM371156v2, whole genome shotgun sequence and carries:
- the ephb6 gene encoding ephrin type-B receptor 5 isoform X2; protein product: MLLDTTESTSELGWTTYPDTGWDEVSILDDRGKLIRTFEVCNVNQNPRVQDNWLATPFLYRHAAPRVFVTLRFSVRDCASLRTPSPTCRETLTLFYKQADSQRELERTWMAEPSTNEKETREGWVKIDTIAADKSFSKVEPSSPHQYQPNRYSRINIKTRSFAPLTRKGFVLAVVDSGACVSLMGVSIFYRRCPATSLYLASYPATPSGAEPTALVPVSGTCVAHSKTQGGTPPRMHCNAEGEWMVPVGGCVCDEGHEPNLNGSACLACPVGYFKSVSGSAPCSVCPANSRTSQEGSTACECRSGFYRAASDANSSACTTPPSAPVSPSWEYESGDGGVSLRWRHPVDMGGRSEVWYGVVCRICPSATITNPTSCSWCGEGVTFSPSQTNLKQTKVTLNNLLTRVTYLIQVQAMNEVSALSPFPARYTSINFTTSQSVPSTVPMMHQLSRAPDSITLSWPQPDRPNGDILEYQLRYYDKGSDVDSAASVYSETNTVTVGSLVAGSIYAFQIRARNERGYGPYSNTVYFTTLPLEEHSHQIQNRLPLLVGSIMGGAAFLLVVIAIIVVVVFRSKRRESPYSNRLQRYISNRGGVKYYVDPSTYEDPSEAVKEFAREIDPTHLKIEEVIGAAQFGEVSRGRYRPMGRREVLVAVKTLRWGASDREKGMFLSEAGVLGQFDHPNVLKLEGVITRTPPERIVTEFMENGPLDSFLRENEGQFSVLQLVGMLRGIGAGMRYLAERNFVHRDLAARNVLVNSNLVCKVSDFGLSRLMRGLDHNIPTYTASLGSKIPVRWTAPEAFQHRKFSSASDVWSFGVLMWEVMSYGERPYWDMSNQEVMKAVADQYRLPAPHSCPPALHSLMLQCWQADRGDRPTFETVLSSLDRLIRHPASLKTEPSRSCSQPLLSPTPTDLSAVSTVHDWLKALRMERYQEEFDRAHVDTLDRISLLTMEDIQNLGVILLGHQRKIFNAAQQLRAYLTQGQVEV
- the ephb6 gene encoding ephrin type-B receptor 5 isoform X1 is translated as MWRVFLPLCLFFQPNSAEEVMLLDTTESTSELGWTTYPDTGWDEVSILDDRGKLIRTFEVCNVNQNPRVQDNWLATPFLYRHAAPRVFVTLRFSVRDCASLRTPSPTCRETLTLFYKQADSQRELERTWMAEPSTNEKETREGWVKIDTIAADKSFSKVEPSSPHQYQPNRYSRINIKTRSFAPLTRKGFVLAVVDSGACVSLMGVSIFYRRCPATSLYLASYPATPSGAEPTALVPVSGTCVAHSKTQGGTPPRMHCNAEGEWMVPVGGCVCDEGHEPNLNGSACLACPVGYFKSVSGSAPCSVCPANSRTSQEGSTACECRSGFYRAASDANSSACTTPPSAPVSPSWEYESGDGGVSLRWRHPVDMGGRSEVWYGVVCRICPSATITNPTSCSWCGEGVTFSPSQTNLKQTKVTLNNLLTRVTYLIQVQAMNEVSALSPFPARYTSINFTTSQSVPSTVPMMHQLSRAPDSITLSWPQPDRPNGDILEYQLRYYDKGSDVDSAASVYSETNTVTVGSLVAGSIYAFQIRARNERGYGPYSNTVYFTTLPLEEHSHQIQNRLPLLVGSIMGGAAFLLVVIAIIVVVVFRSKRRESPYSNRLQRYISNRGGVKYYVDPSTYEDPSEAVKEFAREIDPTHLKIEEVIGAAQFGEVSRGRYRPMGRREVLVAVKTLRWGASDREKGMFLSEAGVLGQFDHPNVLKLEGVITRTPPERIVTEFMENGPLDSFLRENEGQFSVLQLVGMLRGIGAGMRYLAERNFVHRDLAARNVLVNSNLVCKVSDFGLSRLMRGLDHNIPTYTASLGSKIPVRWTAPEAFQHRKFSSASDVWSFGVLMWEVMSYGERPYWDMSNQEVMKAVADQYRLPAPHSCPPALHSLMLQCWQADRGDRPTFETVLSSLDRLIRHPASLKTEPSRSCSQPLLSPTPTDLSAVSTVHDWLKALRMERYQEEFDRAHVDTLDRISLLTMEDIQNLGVILLGHQRKIFNAAQQLRAYLTQGQVEV
- the ephb6 gene encoding ephrin type-B receptor 5 isoform X3, coding for MAEPSTNEKETREGWVKIDTIAADKSFSKVEPSSPHQYQPNRYSRINIKTRSFAPLTRKGFVLAVVDSGACVSLMGVSIFYRRCPATSLYLASYPATPSGAEPTALVPVSGTCVAHSKTQGGTPPRMHCNAEGEWMVPVGGCVCDEGHEPNLNGSACLACPVGYFKSVSGSAPCSVCPANSRTSQEGSTACECRSGFYRAASDANSSACTTPPSAPVSPSWEYESGDGGVSLRWRHPVDMGGRSEVWYGVVCRICPSATITNPTSCSWCGEGVTFSPSQTNLKQTKVTLNNLLTRVTYLIQVQAMNEVSALSPFPARYTSINFTTSQSVPSTVPMMHQLSRAPDSITLSWPQPDRPNGDILEYQLRYYDKGSDVDSAASVYSETNTVTVGSLVAGSIYAFQIRARNERGYGPYSNTVYFTTLPLEEHSHQIQNRLPLLVGSIMGGAAFLLVVIAIIVVVVFRSKRRESPYSNRLQRYISNRGGVKYYVDPSTYEDPSEAVKEFAREIDPTHLKIEEVIGAAQFGEVSRGRYRPMGRREVLVAVKTLRWGASDREKGMFLSEAGVLGQFDHPNVLKLEGVITRTPPERIVTEFMENGPLDSFLRENEGQFSVLQLVGMLRGIGAGMRYLAERNFVHRDLAARNVLVNSNLVCKVSDFGLSRLMRGLDHNIPTYTASLGSKIPVRWTAPEAFQHRKFSSASDVWSFGVLMWEVMSYGERPYWDMSNQEVMKAVADQYRLPAPHSCPPALHSLMLQCWQADRGDRPTFETVLSSLDRLIRHPASLKTEPSRSCSQPLLSPTPTDLSAVSTVHDWLKALRMERYQEEFDRAHVDTLDRISLLTMEDIQNLGVILLGHQRKIFNAAQQLRAYLTQGQVEV